In the genome of Methanobrevibacter sp., one region contains:
- a CDS encoding ATP-binding protein: MVKRDLYLNRISSLIDKDIIKVIVGVRRCGKSYMFDLIIEELLKRGINKENILLINFESAKYRNVSNPRELDLLVDDLTKGIDGKIYMFFDEIQNVDGWERSINSFRIDYDCDIYLTGSNSKLLSGELATHLAGRYMEIKMYPFSFKEYLDYKKIPPNKNAFADYLVYGGFPFLLSLENETDKIEYLNDIFNSIFLKDIIERYNIRDAGLLTRIVDFILDNAGKIVSSKSISDYLRTKEKIKVSPKTIYNYLDYLTSACLLYKVQREDLEGKKILSINEKYYCVDQGFNQVRIGRNQVNNSRIMENIVYFELLRRGYEITIGCIKDYEIDFVCKKTGEKIYVQVTRELIHEDTIEREFRPLLLVKDNYPKYVISNDEFNMSQDGIKHMNIIDFLLNDEV, from the coding sequence ATGGTAAAAAGAGATTTGTACTTAAATAGGATTTCCTCATTGATAGACAAGGACATAATTAAAGTCATTGTTGGTGTAAGACGATGTGGCAAATCTTATATGTTCGATTTAATCATAGAAGAATTGCTTAAAAGAGGTATAAACAAAGAAAATATTCTTCTTATTAATTTTGAGAGTGCAAAATACAGAAATGTTTCCAATCCTCGTGAATTGGATTTGCTTGTCGATGACTTAACAAAAGGTATTGACGGTAAGATTTACATGTTTTTTGATGAAATCCAAAATGTGGACGGGTGGGAAAGATCAATCAATAGCTTCAGAATAGATTATGATTGTGATATTTATTTAACCGGTTCCAATTCAAAATTATTGTCTGGAGAACTCGCTACTCATCTGGCAGGAAGATATATGGAAATTAAAATGTATCCTTTTTCATTTAAAGAATATCTGGATTATAAGAAAATTCCTCCAAATAAAAATGCGTTTGCTGATTATTTAGTATATGGAGGATTTCCGTTTTTACTCTCTCTTGAAAATGAAACTGATAAAATTGAATATCTGAATGACATTTTCAACTCTATATTTTTAAAAGACATAATTGAGAGATATAACATTAGGGATGCAGGTTTGCTGACAAGAATAGTTGATTTCATATTGGATAATGCCGGAAAAATTGTTTCTTCAAAAAGCATTTCAGATTACTTGCGCACAAAGGAAAAAATCAAAGTTTCACCAAAAACAATTTATAACTATTTGGATTATCTTACAAGTGCCTGTCTGCTTTATAAAGTTCAAAGGGAAGATTTGGAAGGTAAAAAAATATTGTCCATAAATGAAAAATATTATTGTGTGGATCAAGGCTTTAACCAGGTGCGAATTGGACGAAATCAGGTCAATAACAGTAGAATCATGGAAAATATTGTCTATTTTGAACTTTTAAGAAGAGGTTATGAAATAACTATCGGTTGTATTAAAGATTATGAAATCGATTTTGTCTGTAAGAAAACAGGTGAAAAAATCTATGTTCAGGTAACCCGTGAATTGATACATGAAGACACAATCGAAAGGGAATTCAGACCACTGCTTCTAGTCAAGGACAATTATCCAAAGTATGTTATTTCAAATGATGAGTTTAACATGTCTCAAGACGGAATAAAACATATGAATATCATAGATTTCCTATTGAACGATGAAGTTTAA
- a CDS encoding zinc ribbon domain-containing protein: MKRCIRCGSENRDESKFCHDCGFRLEATKPAFREKSNIFMRFKNANKITKIIMIFIALYIVFLIIGMIPHLFFGVPLNPYTEESQTQHATDFYAIDMDGDGALSFDEADGYAPDIDNTDLSKFFDFADKNDNGLLVGGEFDSYILQIDKHYKDLEKQQKAQEEVSKEKSSSNSIPSVENNGKCPSCGSDESYMYEYYDEFGRPYYQCTVCDYMTYDEEEFYY, from the coding sequence ATGAAAAGGTGCATCAGATGCGGAAGCGAAAACAGGGATGAAAGCAAGTTTTGCCATGACTGCGGATTTAGACTTGAGGCAACAAAACCCGCTTTTAGAGAGAAAAGCAATATTTTTATGAGATTTAAAAATGCCAACAAAATCACAAAAATCATAATGATTTTTATTGCACTTTACATAGTCTTTTTAATCATCGGAATGATTCCTCATCTGTTTTTTGGAGTTCCCCTGAACCCCTACACAGAAGAGTCACAAACTCAGCATGCAACCGATTTTTATGCCATTGACATGGACGGTGATGGAGCATTGAGTTTTGATGAAGCCGACGGCTATGCACCTGACATTGACAATACTGATCTTTCAAAATTTTTTGACTTTGCAGATAAAAACGACAACGGCCTTTTAGTAGGCGGGGAATTTGACAGCTACATTCTCCAGATTGACAAACATTACAAGGATTTGGAAAAGCAGCAAAAAGCTCAAGAAGAAGTTTCTAAAGAAAAATCATCTTCAAATTCCATACCTAGTGTAGAAAACAATGGAAAATGCCCGTCCTGCGGAAGTGACGAATCATACATGTATGAATACTATGATGAATTCGGCCGCCCATACTATCAGTGCACAGTATGCGATTACATGACATATGATGAGGAAGAATTCTACTATTAA